From a single Bacillus pseudomycoides DSM 12442 genomic region:
- a CDS encoding ImmA/IrrE family metallo-endopeptidase, with product EAIAEKNGVKIIEPKQELGVAKGVSYTLTKEVALNPRNSELQNVKTLLHELAHAKLHTAETHMNYTAPEKEFQAEMAAYTVSYYFGIDTSEYSLGYLANWTQGKELKDKSKLLKEVHETSVEFIETIESILDKEINNKKGKEVDSMAKTESDGLYASPYHEKAHLVTIEVLY from the coding sequence TGGAAGCTATTGCGGAAAAAAACGGTGTGAAAATTATTGAACCGAAACAAGAGCTTGGGGTCGCAAAGGGGGTGAGCTATACCCTAACAAAAGAAGTTGCTTTAAATCCACGAAATAGTGAATTACAGAATGTGAAAACACTTCTTCATGAGCTTGCCCATGCCAAACTTCACACAGCCGAAACACATATGAATTACACGGCACCAGAAAAAGAGTTTCAGGCAGAAATGGCAGCTTATACGGTTTCTTACTACTTTGGAATTGATACAAGCGAGTATTCGTTAGGATACTTAGCAAACTGGACGCAAGGGAAAGAGTTAAAAGATAAATCCAAATTGCTAAAAGAAGTACATGAAACGTCTGTGGAATTTATTGAAACAATTGAAAGTATTTTAGATAAAGAAATCAATAATAAAAAAGGGAAAGAGGTAGATAGTATGGCAAAAACAGAGTCAGATGGTTTATATGCATCTCCATATCATGAGAAAGCCCATTTGGTTACAATCGAAGTGTTGTATAA
- a CDS encoding YjcZ family sporulation protein has product MGFGGSCGGFGGGFALLIVLFILLIIIGCSCWGGGFDGAC; this is encoded by the coding sequence ATGGGTTTTGGAGGTAGTTGTGGCGGCTTTGGTGGTGGATTCGCTTTACTAATTGTGCTGTTCATCCTGCTAATCATTATTGGTTGCAGCTGTTGGGGTGGGGGATTCGACGGAGCTTGCTAA
- a CDS encoding DUF4030 domain-containing protein, whose protein sequence is MKKGKGLLLPLLLATLLSACQQNDKEEAKSEESKVMDTIMETVDEKDFLSASMSDTPRTVDLEIADTVNTSKVKKEINTKLKNQDIRPYTINVSQRNMDIVKIENRWDMIYSYILEELFHKKEYKGFSMRAYIELNQPIPFAIYTPINSTDAGAKEFGKKIEKEIDNLLKTPQAR, encoded by the coding sequence ATGAAAAAAGGAAAAGGATTATTGTTACCTCTTTTATTAGCCACTTTATTAAGTGCCTGTCAACAGAACGATAAAGAAGAAGCAAAAAGTGAAGAATCAAAAGTTATGGACACTATTATGGAAACGGTAGATGAAAAGGACTTCCTTAGTGCCTCCATGAGCGATACACCAAGAACAGTAGACCTAGAAATAGCTGATACTGTAAATACAAGTAAGGTAAAAAAAGAGATTAACACTAAACTAAAGAATCAAGATATTAGACCATATACTATTAATGTTAGCCAAAGAAATATGGATATCGTAAAAATAGAGAATAGATGGGACATGATCTACAGTTATATTCTTGAAGAATTGTTCCATAAAAAAGAATACAAAGGTTTTTCAATGCGGGCTTATATAGAACTGAACCAACCTATTCCGTTTGCTATATATACCCCTATAAATAGTACTGATGCAGGGGCTAAAGAATTTGGAAAGAAGATTGAGAAAGAAATTGATAATTTACTTAAAACACCGCAAGCACG
- a CDS encoding sterol desaturase family protein, with the protein MKLKYFKEYFSYPDILIMSCFFLISFGFMILHLISIGIWGAFILGMIMYSVAEYATHRFIFHLKPPKNAFLLKMLKRLHYDHHTNPNELHLLFLPLWYSVPNIAIAGAIFYFLSSSFFMTNAFIAGIMLFLLFYEWKHYIAHRPLQPISPWGRWMKKVHLWHHFKNENYWYGVTNPAYDFLMGTFKDQKDVAQSKTAKNLEKRGDQKIEL; encoded by the coding sequence ATGAAACTAAAATATTTTAAAGAATATTTTTCCTACCCTGATATATTGATCATGAGCTGTTTTTTCCTCATTAGCTTTGGATTTATGATTCTACATTTAATCTCTATCGGAATTTGGGGTGCTTTTATTTTGGGAATGATTATGTATTCCGTAGCTGAGTACGCTACTCACAGGTTTATTTTTCATCTAAAGCCACCAAAGAATGCATTTTTATTAAAAATGCTTAAGCGCCTACATTATGACCACCATACAAATCCGAATGAATTACATTTATTATTTTTACCCTTATGGTATAGTGTACCCAACATTGCAATTGCAGGAGCAATTTTTTATTTTCTTTCATCCAGCTTTTTCATGACAAACGCATTTATTGCAGGTATTATGCTCTTTTTATTATTTTATGAGTGGAAGCATTATATCGCGCATCGCCCCCTTCAACCAATATCACCATGGGGGCGCTGGATGAAAAAGGTTCATTTATGGCATCACTTCAAAAATGAAAATTACTGGTATGGTGTTACGAACCCAGCCTATGATTTTCTCATGGGCACCTTTAAAGACCAAAAGGATGTTGCCCAAAGTAAAACTGCTAAAAATCTAGAAAAACGTGGTGACCAGAAAATAGAATTATAA
- the mobV gene encoding MobV family relaxase: MSFAICRMQKFKMRDVKGIQIHNQREKESHTNPDIEKEQSHLNYDLHNDQYIDYLRTVKEKIEQNVETNRAIRKDAVVMCEFVVTSDKAFFERLSEEDPDSQKEFFEEAYSFLRERYGEQNIVHAAVHLDEKTPHMHVGMVPVTEEKKLSAKQIFNRKELVSLQDDFHAHMVEKGFDLERGVSSDKKHIETTRLKALTAKEEVQVLEETLLEKELERQQIEKSMNQMKNRLNALKGAVKVGKQVEEMPVKEKGGLIRSKTVEIGLEDFQRIKTLAKASEAFKRENETLQRQNHALKVNNTDLHTSVKRLEKEKKELEPYKAKYERLQKLFAQMQEFYKERVPQGLEKFQQIVGYCKKKVNITLNPFSNTRYSENNLTEHERKGYDLASKDIQQKKKEKNRNRDSGLER, translated from the coding sequence GTGAGTTTTGCTATTTGTAGAATGCAGAAATTTAAAATGCGAGATGTGAAAGGAATCCAGATTCATAATCAACGAGAAAAAGAGAGTCATACAAATCCTGATATTGAAAAAGAACAAAGTCATTTGAATTATGATTTACATAACGATCAATACATTGATTATTTAAGAACAGTGAAAGAAAAAATTGAACAGAACGTTGAAACCAATCGAGCAATTCGAAAAGATGCGGTTGTGATGTGTGAATTTGTGGTAACAAGTGATAAAGCTTTTTTTGAACGTTTAAGTGAAGAAGATCCAGATTCTCAAAAAGAATTCTTTGAGGAAGCCTATAGCTTTCTTAGAGAGCGATATGGAGAACAAAACATTGTACATGCAGCGGTACATTTGGATGAAAAGACGCCTCATATGCATGTAGGAATGGTTCCAGTAACGGAAGAAAAGAAGTTGTCAGCAAAACAGATTTTTAACCGTAAAGAGTTAGTCTCACTTCAAGATGATTTTCATGCTCATATGGTGGAGAAAGGCTTTGATTTAGAGCGTGGTGTATCTAGTGATAAAAAACATATTGAAACGACGCGTTTGAAGGCTTTAACAGCAAAAGAAGAAGTACAAGTGTTAGAAGAGACTCTTTTAGAAAAAGAGTTGGAAAGGCAACAAATAGAGAAATCTATGAATCAGATGAAAAATCGTTTAAATGCTTTAAAAGGAGCTGTTAAAGTAGGAAAACAAGTAGAAGAGATGCCTGTGAAAGAAAAAGGGGGTCTCATACGCTCTAAAACGGTTGAAATTGGTTTAGAAGACTTTCAAAGGATTAAAACCCTTGCAAAAGCATCGGAGGCCTTTAAAAGGGAAAATGAGACGTTACAGAGACAAAATCATGCTTTGAAAGTGAATAATACAGATTTACATACATCTGTAAAACGTTTAGAAAAAGAGAAAAAAGAATTAGAACCATATAAAGCGAAATATGAGAGACTTCAAAAGTTATTTGCACAAATGCAGGAGTTTTATAAAGAACGAGTTCCTCAAGGATTGGAGAAATTTCAACAAATTGTAGGGTATTGCAAAAAGAAAGTGAATATCACTTTAAATCCCTTTAGTAATACTCGTTATAGTGAAAACAATTTAACAGAACATGAAAGAAAAGGATATGATCTTGCTTCAAAAGATATACAGCAAAAGAAAAAAGAGAAAAATAGAAATAGAGATAGTGGTTTAGAGAGATAA
- a CDS encoding DUF4365 domain-containing protein, which yields MAKLSSAKLERIAVEAITAFANKPDAFLRSNIPVGDKGISFDCDIEVFKDDSESVGSLLGKVPVQVKGTEVKEFTRGIRTFSIGLDHYRNYYNSQGVVFFVVEIKRNGDSEIFYKQLLPTEINEVLKKYGEEKEQKQRRIELRALSETDLTSVCTKFLAESKKQPIILIEKSPFSREDYHTFELTSLTYNPTKTSTRNIFEHDFTMYGVHGELSVPLNQGRIEAVLLEIQETVTIDGCLYELQVNIAEEEKKVVLLIENSLEFSYEKGSTKFNFKIIKLHSLASQLKVLPLLLHIFSGKIISFEELKLTFDIGAMSKREEIYGAIVKLHTTFLTLKEVFQQLEINEETVFGDEDTDIGRFVDQIEAFNKMILEDDMSNYKIDELHEAKFVVFNIGSNKIILFYNPSSTPKLINAFSEELLNGRTHIINEDVQLCYTPYVLLNSSGMAYGVNVKKKVIKESFNRINPYETPELANCTNHFCLMCMTVFDLTEDAEWLHLAEHLYSKYSGEHLTDAIVFINQLQIKLRRERVITEAEMRKLFKFKQRNTENLEMQFCANVLLGSAREAKLLFEQFETADQERYKELPIYKLFNDMSATVPV from the coding sequence ATGGCAAAGTTGTCTAGTGCAAAATTAGAAAGGATAGCTGTCGAAGCAATTACTGCGTTTGCGAATAAACCAGATGCCTTTCTCAGATCGAATATTCCAGTAGGAGATAAAGGAATATCATTTGATTGTGATATTGAGGTTTTTAAAGATGATTCAGAATCTGTAGGTTCATTGCTTGGCAAAGTGCCAGTGCAAGTAAAAGGAACGGAAGTAAAAGAATTTACGAGGGGAATTCGAACGTTTTCAATTGGTTTGGATCATTACCGAAATTACTATAATAGTCAGGGTGTAGTGTTTTTTGTGGTCGAAATAAAAAGAAATGGAGACTCAGAGATTTTCTACAAACAACTACTACCTACTGAAATCAACGAAGTTCTTAAAAAATATGGGGAAGAAAAAGAACAAAAACAAAGACGCATTGAACTGAGAGCTCTTAGTGAAACGGATTTAACTAGTGTATGTACCAAGTTCTTGGCTGAATCAAAGAAACAACCAATCATTCTTATTGAAAAAAGTCCCTTTAGTCGTGAGGATTATCATACATTTGAATTAACGAGCTTAACTTATAACCCTACAAAAACATCTACAAGAAATATATTCGAGCATGATTTTACTATGTATGGTGTTCATGGTGAATTATCCGTTCCACTTAATCAAGGTCGAATAGAGGCGGTTTTACTTGAAATACAGGAAACGGTGACGATAGATGGATGTTTATATGAATTACAAGTAAATATAGCGGAAGAGGAAAAGAAAGTCGTCCTGTTAATTGAAAATTCTTTGGAATTTTCATATGAAAAAGGAAGTACAAAGTTCAATTTCAAAATTATAAAGCTGCACTCTTTGGCTAGTCAGCTTAAAGTATTACCGTTGCTTTTACATATTTTTTCTGGAAAAATCATCTCATTCGAAGAGTTAAAGTTAACGTTTGATATTGGGGCTATGAGTAAACGTGAAGAAATTTATGGAGCCATTGTGAAACTGCATACTACGTTCCTAACTTTGAAGGAAGTCTTTCAACAATTAGAGATAAATGAAGAAACTGTATTTGGAGATGAAGATACAGATATTGGTAGATTTGTTGATCAAATCGAGGCGTTTAATAAGATGATACTTGAGGATGATATGAGTAATTATAAAATAGATGAACTGCATGAAGCTAAGTTTGTAGTATTTAATATTGGCTCAAACAAAATAATTTTATTCTACAATCCATCATCAACGCCAAAATTAATAAATGCTTTTTCAGAAGAGTTGTTAAACGGGCGAACTCATATTATCAATGAAGATGTTCAATTATGCTATACTCCCTATGTATTATTAAATTCGTCAGGAATGGCATATGGGGTGAATGTAAAGAAAAAAGTAATTAAAGAGTCGTTTAACCGCATTAATCCATATGAAACCCCAGAACTAGCAAACTGTACAAATCATTTTTGTTTGATGTGCATGACTGTATTCGATCTTACAGAAGATGCGGAATGGCTCCATTTAGCAGAACATTTGTATAGCAAATATTCAGGGGAGCACTTAACAGATGCTATTGTTTTCATTAATCAACTTCAAATCAAATTACGAAGAGAAAGGGTTATTACAGAAGCAGAAATGAGGAAACTATTTAAATTTAAACAAAGAAATACAGAAAATCTAGAAATGCAGTTTTGTGCCAACGTATTGTTGGGAAGTGCACGTGAAGCGAAATTATTATTCGAACAATTTGAAACGGCGGATCAGGAGCGTTATAAGGAGTTACCAATTTACAAACTCTTTAATGATATGAGTGCTACAGTACCTGTATAG
- a CDS encoding DUF6973 domain-containing protein, translating into YSGSIAGALGKTKETQACLNAIGAYKCGKARLNVNTALNMTNAYYSKESQDNGKGDAFRHSYWNALMCKSIGCSNAKIVADNHERYNPTEKKLHDMDYYNNQKGRDMYNWRVANGYSLFEQSMADNLKQDIRNGLLKYIRKPEGWLLWTNQ; encoded by the coding sequence AATATAGCGGTAGTATTGCTGGGGCATTAGGAAAAACTAAAGAAACACAAGCATGTCTTAATGCAATTGGTGCCTATAAGTGTGGAAAAGCAAGATTGAATGTGAATACTGCGCTGAATATGACAAATGCATACTATTCTAAAGAGAGTCAAGATAATGGAAAAGGTGATGCATTTAGGCATTCATACTGGAATGCTTTAATGTGTAAAAGTATAGGTTGTTCTAATGCGAAAATTGTAGCAGACAATCATGAAAGATATAATCCAACAGAGAAAAAACTACACGATATGGATTATTATAACAATCAAAAGGGAAGAGATATGTATAATTGGAGAGTTGCTAATGGTTATTCTTTATTTGAACAATCCATGGCTGATAATCTTAAACAAGATATAAGAAATGGTTTATTAAAATATATAAGAAAACCTGAAGGATGGTTATTATGGACAAATCAATAA
- a CDS encoding DUF3895 domain-containing protein, translating to MNQISFEDLFDENVVEATEIEVPLSSLQKDILELLNSEEISAMQLCEKLILSGKIPNERFTTDKPKAYGQVCLILEGFVIEGKLTFIKNDEKRDRLYKMKEEVS from the coding sequence ATGAATCAAATTTCATTTGAAGATTTATTTGATGAGAATGTAGTGGAGGCGACCGAGATAGAAGTACCTTTATCTTCACTGCAGAAAGATATCTTGGAATTACTCAATTCTGAAGAAATAAGTGCAATGCAGCTATGTGAAAAATTAATACTATCAGGAAAAATACCTAATGAAAGATTCACAACCGATAAGCCTAAAGCTTACGGACAAGTATGCTTAATTCTTGAAGGTTTTGTTATTGAAGGAAAGCTTACTTTTATAAAAAATGATGAGAAAAGAGATAGATTATATAAAATGAAAGAAGAAGTTTCTTAA
- a CDS encoding GntR family transcriptional regulator encodes MKEKERSSDKIENELIRSILAGVYSVGSTLPPERELAKEFGVGRPTIREALQRLGRSGWITGRKGMPARINDYWSNGNLTTLINIVENHHTITDEFIMYLLEFRSSLTPTYIRDAVTFNQPKVVALLANLEQLEDSAESYAAFDWDLQKRCAGLAANPIFLLILNSFDSIYVDMGKRYFSVKDHRGLSFNYYHDLLKAALKGDAIEAERLCKTTMEKSLALWKDRKK; translated from the coding sequence TTGAAAGAAAAGGAACGCTCCTCAGATAAAATTGAGAATGAATTAATTAGATCCATATTGGCTGGTGTTTATTCTGTAGGAAGTACTTTACCGCCGGAAAGAGAGCTTGCGAAAGAATTTGGTGTTGGTCGCCCAACTATTCGGGAGGCGCTTCAACGTTTAGGAAGGAGTGGATGGATAACAGGGAGAAAAGGAATGCCAGCGCGTATTAATGATTATTGGAGCAATGGGAATCTAACGACACTTATTAATATTGTTGAGAATCATCATACCATTACAGATGAATTTATTATGTACTTATTAGAATTTAGAAGTTCGTTGACTCCGACTTATATTCGTGATGCTGTTACGTTTAATCAACCTAAAGTGGTTGCTCTCCTTGCCAATCTTGAGCAGCTTGAAGATAGTGCAGAAAGCTATGCAGCATTTGATTGGGATTTGCAAAAAAGGTGTGCTGGGCTTGCGGCCAATCCGATCTTTCTACTCATTTTAAATAGCTTCGATTCCATTTATGTAGATATGGGGAAAAGATATTTTTCTGTAAAAGATCATCGTGGGTTGTCCTTCAACTATTACCACGACTTATTAAAAGCTGCATTAAAGGGAGATGCAATTGAAGCGGAAAGATTGTGTAAGACAACAATGGAGAAAAGCTTGGCTCTCTGGAAAGATAGAAAAAAATAA
- a CDS encoding replication/maintenance protein RepL, whose product MQNKDDINISKNDLMQILELTGLPLSSVEKLIDLKDAEQKEIEQRKKEADNPPFVQVYKGMGLKALQLLIKDNQLASEIFVFFLDNMNNNNLVMASQQLLSEEFGKGRTTIYKAIKYLEEHNFINVAKVGTANVYIINPEVAFQNAHNKKKYVGFNGTILLSKKENNTLFDKYNYNNIKMLKEKE is encoded by the coding sequence TTGCAAAATAAAGATGATATTAACATCAGTAAAAACGATTTAATGCAAATTCTTGAATTAACTGGATTACCTTTGTCTTCTGTTGAAAAATTAATCGACTTAAAAGATGCTGAACAAAAAGAAATTGAACAACGTAAAAAAGAAGCTGATAATCCTCCATTTGTACAAGTTTATAAAGGAATGGGGTTAAAAGCTCTACAATTATTAATTAAAGATAATCAATTAGCTAGTGAAATTTTTGTCTTTTTCTTAGATAACATGAACAATAACAATCTAGTAATGGCCTCACAACAACTTTTAAGTGAAGAATTTGGAAAGGGTAGAACAACAATATATAAAGCTATTAAATATCTTGAAGAGCATAATTTTATTAATGTTGCAAAAGTAGGTACAGCTAATGTATACATAATAAATCCAGAAGTAGCTTTCCAAAATGCACATAATAAGAAAAAGTATGTTGGTTTTAACGGAACAATTTTATTAAGTAAAAAAGAAAACAATACGCTTTTTGACAAATATAATTACAACAATATTAAAATGTTAAAAGAGAAAGAATAA
- a CDS encoding pyruvate oxidase, translating into MFRKTAGEALVDLLIEWGVDHIYGMPGDSINSIIEPLRKKQDQIKFIQVRHEEAGALAAASYAKLTGKLGVCMAIAGPGAIHLLNGLYDAKLDQAPVLAITGQVESDLLGTGFFQEVNLERMFDDVAVYNQRIMSAEQLPAVVNQAIRMAYTKKGVSVLTIPDDVPKFEVEAGARITSSSFTLPELFPQEEDLKLAKLALNNAKKPVILAGKGAKHAKESLLAFAEHIGAPIVLTLPAKGIIPDEHPLCIGGLGLIGTKPSYEAMKHADTLIMIGTSYPFTGFLPEKAKTLHIDTDPAQIGKRYATDIGLAGDADKTLKWFLENVEKHEDHSFLEYHQELMKKWEEKLHNQEEDSSTPIKPQRVMHALQHVAHDDAILSVDVGNVTVWAARHFRMTNQQFIISSWLATLGCGLPGAIAGQIAYPDKQVFAICGDGGFGMTMNDFVTAVKYKLPIVIVVLNNHKIAMIKFEQEVMGNIEFGTDLTNPNFAKYAEACGGVGYRVEHLDELLPAFENAVKQDKPCIIDVVVDVNEAPMPAKITFGQAAGYTKHMLKELFEEGKIDLPPL; encoded by the coding sequence ATGTTTCGAAAAACAGCAGGTGAAGCGCTTGTTGATTTGCTTATCGAATGGGGCGTTGATCACATTTACGGTATGCCCGGTGATTCGATCAATTCTATTATTGAGCCACTTCGAAAAAAACAAGACCAAATTAAATTCATTCAAGTTCGCCATGAAGAAGCCGGTGCATTAGCGGCTGCATCTTATGCAAAATTAACAGGAAAATTAGGCGTTTGTATGGCTATCGCTGGGCCTGGTGCGATCCACTTACTAAATGGATTATATGATGCAAAACTAGATCAAGCACCCGTTCTCGCAATTACAGGTCAAGTTGAATCAGATTTACTCGGAACAGGATTTTTCCAAGAGGTAAACTTAGAAAGAATGTTTGATGATGTCGCTGTTTATAATCAACGAATTATGTCAGCAGAACAACTCCCTGCGGTTGTAAACCAAGCGATTCGTATGGCATATACAAAGAAAGGTGTATCTGTTCTTACCATACCAGATGATGTTCCGAAGTTTGAAGTAGAAGCTGGCGCACGTATAACAAGTTCTTCTTTTACATTACCCGAACTCTTTCCGCAAGAAGAGGATCTAAAGTTAGCAAAGCTAGCATTAAATAACGCAAAAAAACCTGTTATTTTAGCTGGAAAAGGAGCAAAACATGCGAAGGAATCTTTACTTGCATTCGCAGAACATATTGGCGCACCAATTGTTTTAACACTTCCAGCTAAAGGAATTATTCCTGATGAACATCCCCTTTGTATAGGCGGATTAGGGTTAATTGGAACAAAACCATCTTACGAAGCAATGAAGCATGCAGATACATTAATCATGATTGGTACTTCTTACCCTTTCACTGGTTTTTTACCCGAAAAAGCAAAAACGCTTCATATTGATACGGATCCTGCACAAATTGGGAAGCGTTATGCGACAGATATCGGATTAGCTGGTGATGCAGATAAAACATTGAAATGGTTTTTAGAAAATGTGGAGAAGCATGAGGATCATTCATTCCTAGAATATCATCAAGAACTGATGAAGAAATGGGAAGAAAAATTGCATAATCAAGAAGAGGACTCTTCTACTCCAATTAAACCACAAAGAGTTATGCATGCCTTGCAACATGTCGCTCATGATGATGCCATTTTATCAGTAGATGTTGGGAATGTAACAGTATGGGCTGCTCGTCATTTTCGGATGACGAATCAACAATTTATCATCTCTAGTTGGCTCGCTACACTCGGATGTGGTCTACCTGGAGCAATTGCTGGTCAAATCGCTTATCCAGATAAACAAGTCTTTGCAATTTGTGGTGATGGTGGATTTGGAATGACAATGAATGATTTTGTCACTGCAGTAAAATATAAATTACCAATTGTGATTGTTGTACTCAACAACCATAAGATTGCAATGATTAAATTCGAACAAGAAGTAATGGGAAATATTGAGTTTGGTACAGATTTAACAAACCCTAATTTTGCAAAATATGCTGAAGCATGCGGTGGAGTTGGCTACCGTGTAGAACACTTAGATGAACTTCTCCCTGCTTTTGAAAATGCAGTAAAACAAGATAAGCCATGTATTATTGATGTAGTAGTAGATGTAAATGAAGCACCAATGCCTGCAAAAATTACATTTGGGCAAGCTGCCGGATATACGAAACATATGCTAAAAGAGTTATTTGAAGAAGGAAAAATTGATTTACCACCTTTGTAA
- a CDS encoding DUF5105 domain-containing protein, with the protein MLYSKKLVGMSLIVSLTIGGLSACNTYVDSSKVKQGSVSKKSDNANRPAEALTAYMNAGFYDKDIDKMSKLTGEDGKQFNEAMAEKVRKAILYNYEGVSSITEESVDNYFKNFKEAIRQKVKFETNVVYIDGEGKTAGVEIKSKPILISSLRTKVEDEQKRILSENPSISNPKLIKQLHDYSSSILLEADISSTEESVRVDMYNKGDDKWHINGEDITKLPRILYKP; encoded by the coding sequence ATGCTATATTCCAAAAAGTTAGTAGGTATGAGTTTGATAGTATCACTTACGATAGGTGGGCTAAGTGCTTGTAATACATATGTAGATTCATCGAAAGTAAAGCAAGGAAGTGTATCTAAAAAGAGTGATAATGCAAATAGACCAGCTGAAGCTCTAACAGCTTACATGAATGCGGGCTTCTATGATAAAGACATAGACAAAATGAGTAAATTAACAGGTGAAGATGGAAAACAATTTAATGAAGCGATGGCGGAAAAGGTTAGAAAAGCAATCCTATATAATTATGAAGGCGTATCTAGTATTACAGAAGAATCAGTAGATAACTATTTCAAAAATTTTAAAGAAGCAATACGGCAAAAAGTGAAATTTGAAACGAATGTTGTATATATAGACGGAGAAGGTAAAACTGCAGGAGTGGAAATAAAATCAAAGCCAATATTGATATCAAGTTTGAGAACAAAAGTTGAAGATGAGCAAAAAAGAATATTAAGTGAAAACCCATCAATATCTAACCCAAAATTAATAAAGCAACTACATGATTATTCATCTTCAATATTACTTGAAGCAGATATATCTTCTACGGAAGAATCGGTAAGGGTTGATATGTATAATAAAGGTGACGATAAGTGGCATATAAATGGAGAGGATATAACGAAACTTCCAAGGATTTTATATAAACCATAA
- a CDS encoding transposase → MPLVPVMKYLKYLDAAEKSSNTLKTYCYALKQFFDYFWEVTKDYKGLLNKLYMDD, encoded by the coding sequence ATGCCTTTAGTTCCGGTGATGAAGTATTTGAAGTATTTAGATGCAGCAGAAAAAAGCAGCAATACACTAAAAACATACTGTTATGCCCTAAAGCAGTTTTTTGATTATTTTTGGGAAGTAACAAAAGATTATAAAGGTTTGTTGAACAAGTTATACATGGATGACTGA